Proteins encoded within one genomic window of Candidatus Zixiibacteriota bacterium:
- the dxr gene encoding 1-deoxy-D-xylulose-5-phosphate reductoisomerase, producing MKPKRLAILGSTGSIGKSTLDVVRLHPDAFEVKALAAYSNVDLLATQCREFKPAIVCLVDESRTDDLAAQLQGTGIELVVGSEAVVALAERGGVDVVVNAVVGAAGLRASLAAVKADKYLALANKESLVTGGPLFADLMKRKGARILPVDSEHSAIWQALMAGRASEIRRVIITASGGPFRTLPAEQFAGITPEKALNHPTWNMGPKITVDSSTLANKGLEVIEAVSLFGVPVDQVEVVVHPQSIVHSMVEFQDSSIIAQLSRPDMRLPITYALFWPERAPSDFGRLDFAKRLQLDFEPPDLERFPALRIAFDVARAGGTAPALFNAANEVAVEMFLSKKIAYTDIAKTIENVVNRISVVDNPNLEDILNADRQARELAAELQEN from the coding sequence ATGAAACCGAAACGACTGGCAATACTCGGCTCTACCGGTTCGATTGGTAAATCGACTCTGGATGTTGTCCGACTGCATCCTGACGCATTTGAGGTAAAAGCCCTGGCCGCTTACTCCAATGTCGATCTGCTGGCTACTCAGTGCCGTGAGTTTAAACCTGCGATTGTCTGTCTGGTTGATGAGTCCCGGACTGATGACCTGGCTGCTCAGTTACAGGGGACCGGGATAGAGCTGGTCGTTGGCTCGGAAGCGGTGGTGGCGCTGGCCGAGCGGGGTGGTGTTGATGTTGTTGTCAACGCGGTTGTCGGGGCGGCCGGATTGCGGGCTTCGCTGGCAGCGGTCAAAGCCGATAAATATCTCGCCCTGGCCAACAAAGAATCACTGGTTACGGGTGGACCGCTTTTTGCCGATCTGATGAAACGAAAAGGGGCCAGGATTCTTCCGGTTGACTCGGAGCATTCGGCTATCTGGCAGGCTTTAATGGCCGGTCGGGCTTCGGAAATTCGGCGAGTTATCATTACTGCTTCCGGCGGGCCTTTTCGGACTTTACCGGCCGAGCAGTTCGCCGGGATTACCCCGGAAAAGGCGCTGAATCATCCAACCTGGAACATGGGTCCTAAAATTACCGTTGATAGTTCGACCTTAGCCAACAAGGGGCTGGAAGTAATCGAGGCTGTTTCTCTTTTTGGTGTGCCGGTGGATCAAGTGGAAGTGGTCGTACATCCGCAGTCGATTGTGCATTCGATGGTCGAGTTTCAGGACTCCTCCATAATTGCCCAACTTTCGCGTCCGGATATGCGTTTACCGATAACCTATGCGCTGTTCTGGCCGGAACGGGCGCCTTCGGATTTCGGCCGTCTGGATTTTGCAAAGCGGCTCCAGCTTGATTTTGAACCGCCGGACTTAGAACGATTTCCGGCTCTGCGGATAGCCTTTGATGTCGCCCGAGCCGGGGGGACGGCTCCGGCCTTGTTCAACGCCGCCAATGAAGTTGCGGTGGAGATGTTTCTAAGCAAGAAGATTGCGTATACCGATATTGCTAAGACAATTGAGAATGTAGTAAATCGGATTTCTGTTGTTGATAATCCGAACCTGGAGGATATTTTGAATGCAGACCGGCAGGCCCGAGAGCTGGCCGCCGAACTGCAGGAAAACTGA
- a CDS encoding acetate kinase, whose amino-acid sequence MKILVINAGSSSVKYQLIDTETEKVMAKGMVSRIGMSEAVLTHKPHDGREVKVTGEILDHTIAIEYIVTVLMSENHGVIKDASEIDAVGHRVVHGGEQFAHSVLITPDLMTELRSLIELAPLHNPHNIRGIMACQKNLPNAPQVAVFDTAFHHEMPPHAYIYGIPYVLYKRYGIRRYGFHGMSHLYVTERGAQLLGKTSEELRMISCHLGNGASITAVDHGVSIDTSMGFTPLEGLLMGTRSGDLDPAIILHLMAREELTLHEANTLLNKHSGLAGISGVSSDMREIEQGAREKTGNAALALNVFCYRLKKYIAAYAAAMGGLDTVVFTAGVGENSPIVRAKTCEKLEFLGIHIDDEKNRTAKGDAIISTEDSPVKVLVIPTNEELVIARDTQRIVSEQK is encoded by the coding sequence ATGAAGATTCTCGTTATCAATGCCGGCTCATCGTCGGTAAAATACCAGTTGATTGACACCGAAACGGAAAAAGTCATGGCCAAGGGGATGGTCTCCCGGATCGGCATGTCCGAGGCAGTCCTGACCCATAAGCCGCACGACGGTCGTGAAGTCAAGGTGACCGGTGAGATTCTCGACCATACCATTGCCATCGAATATATCGTCACGGTTTTGATGTCCGAAAACCACGGCGTGATTAAGGACGCCTCCGAAATCGACGCCGTCGGGCATAGAGTAGTCCACGGCGGTGAGCAATTTGCCCATTCCGTCCTGATCACACCGGATCTGATGACCGAACTGCGCTCCCTGATCGAACTGGCCCCGCTGCATAATCCGCATAACATTCGCGGCATCATGGCCTGCCAGAAGAATCTTCCGAATGCCCCGCAGGTAGCCGTGTTCGACACCGCTTTCCATCATGAAATGCCGCCTCATGCCTACATCTACGGCATCCCCTATGTTCTTTACAAACGTTACGGAATCCGCCGGTACGGTTTCCACGGCATGTCGCATCTCTATGTAACCGAACGCGGCGCCCAACTCCTCGGCAAGACATCTGAGGAATTGCGCATGATCTCCTGCCATCTTGGCAACGGAGCATCGATTACGGCCGTGGATCATGGCGTTTCGATTGATACTTCGATGGGTTTCACTCCCCTCGAAGGGTTGCTCATGGGAACGCGCTCGGGTGACCTTGATCCGGCTATTATCTTGCACCTGATGGCTCGTGAGGAGTTGACCCTGCACGAAGCCAATACTCTGCTCAACAAACACTCAGGCCTGGCCGGTATTTCCGGAGTCTCTTCGGATATGCGCGAAATCGAGCAGGGCGCCCGAGAAAAGACCGGTAATGCCGCCCTGGCTTTAAACGTCTTCTGTTATCGTCTGAAGAAGTACATTGCCGCCTATGCCGCTGCCATGGGGGGACTGGACACCGTCGTCTTCACGGCCGGTGTGGGAGAGAATTCACCCATCGTGCGTGCCAAGACCTGCGAAAAACTCGAGTTCCTCGGGATACACATAGACGACGAAAAGAACCGCACGGCCAAGGGAGATGCGATTATTTCGACCGAGGACTCCCCGGTCAAGGTGCTGGTTATTCCGACCAACGAGGAGTTGGTAATCGCTCGCGACACACAGCGCATCGTTTCCGAGCAGAAGTAA
- a CDS encoding MGMT family protein encodes MTMVSRSSTTSKESNLQDRIRQVIRKIPKGRVAGYGQIAALAGNPRAARLVVWTLNASRNEKLPWFRVINSQGKIALKPGQGYELQRALLVEEGIVFSDSGKIDLGRFQWRPKKIVLR; translated from the coding sequence ATGACTATGGTCTCGCGATCATCTACAACTTCCAAGGAATCGAATCTCCAGGATCGTATCCGGCAGGTCATCCGCAAGATTCCCAAAGGACGAGTGGCCGGCTACGGCCAGATTGCCGCGCTTGCCGGTAATCCCCGAGCAGCCCGATTAGTGGTCTGGACACTCAACGCCTCCCGCAATGAAAAACTCCCCTGGTTTCGTGTAATCAACTCTCAGGGCAAAATTGCTCTTAAACCGGGGCAGGGATATGAATTGCAACGAGCGTTGCTTGTCGAGGAAGGGATCGTTTTTTCCGATAGCGGCAAAATTGATCTCGGCCGGTTTCAATGGCGGCCTAAGAAGATTGTACTGCGCTGA
- a CDS encoding peptidylprolyl isomerase has translation MRHLFLTLALLGLLVGCSGNDNAAKKTDNQAVQENTGEKTTTDIANKTYPVRNENNPFVAIETDYGKMVAELYRDVAPAHADSFAARAREGFYDNLQFFRVIDNFMVQTGDPMNSGMGNAGYYLQAEFSDIPHEDGTLSMARSQSPNSASCQFFVVLARNQSTAYLDGKYTVFGHLISGYDVLHKIGSVEVEANPNNPNELSHPKTPVMMTKVYVCDKDGNPL, from the coding sequence ATGAGACACTTGTTCTTGACTTTGGCCCTGCTGGGTCTTCTGGTGGGGTGTTCCGGGAACGATAATGCCGCCAAGAAAACCGATAATCAGGCTGTCCAGGAGAACACCGGCGAAAAGACAACAACCGATATCGCCAATAAAACCTATCCGGTTCGCAATGAGAACAACCCCTTCGTAGCTATCGAAACCGACTATGGCAAAATGGTCGCCGAACTGTACCGCGATGTCGCTCCAGCTCATGCCGACTCGTTTGCCGCCCGCGCCCGTGAGGGATTTTACGATAATCTTCAGTTCTTCCGCGTGATCGACAATTTCATGGTGCAGACAGGGGACCCGATGAACAGCGGTATGGGGAACGCCGGTTATTATTTACAAGCCGAATTCTCCGATATCCCGCATGAAGACGGTACCCTGTCCATGGCTCGCTCACAAAGTCCTAATTCAGCCTCTTGTCAATTCTTTGTTGTACTGGCCCGTAATCAGAGTACGGCTTATCTGGACGGTAAATACACTGTTTTCGGTCACCTTATATCCGGATATGATGTTCTGCACAAGATCGGCTCGGTCGAAGTCGAAGCCAATCCGAACAATCCGAACGAGTTGTCTCATCCTAAGACTCCGGTGATGATGACCAAGGTTTATGTCTGCGATAAGGACGGCAATCCGCTCTGA
- a CDS encoding M50 family metallopeptidase, whose translation MITLLSFILVLGVLIFVHELGHFTVAKWVGIRVEKFSLGFPPNIFAKKKGDTTYCIGIIPLGGFVKMAGENPDDPTTGASDEFQSKSVGRRAAVIFAGPFMNYLAAIGFMIALVLVGGSLVNDPRGVAIGELRKDGPAKLGGLETGDVVIAIDGYRVYDFDSLRVRINAKLAEPLDLTWLRGNDTLSATMTTAVDSVKGGPEGTQAVGIIGFAPLRETPPLGAAIVDGFKLTHEVVVLTANFVKNLITGRESVKQLGGPVFIASQAGEAARSGAASLLWLLGILSINLAVLNVLPIPILDGAHLVFLAIEKIKGGPVPIKARAWAQQVGLVLILTLLVFVTYNDIVRVFTRN comes from the coding sequence ATGATTACACTTTTGTCGTTTATTCTGGTTCTGGGTGTTCTGATTTTCGTCCATGAACTGGGTCATTTTACGGTGGCTAAATGGGTAGGAATCAGGGTAGAGAAATTTTCGCTCGGTTTCCCGCCGAACATATTCGCTAAAAAGAAGGGCGATACCACTTATTGTATCGGTATCATTCCGTTGGGTGGTTTTGTCAAGATGGCCGGAGAGAATCCGGATGACCCCACGACCGGAGCTTCTGACGAATTCCAGTCCAAATCGGTCGGCCGGCGGGCGGCGGTTATTTTTGCCGGTCCGTTCATGAACTATCTGGCCGCGATTGGTTTTATGATTGCTCTGGTGCTGGTCGGCGGATCACTGGTCAATGACCCCCGTGGCGTAGCGATCGGTGAGTTGCGCAAAGACGGTCCGGCGAAATTGGGCGGCCTTGAAACCGGTGATGTGGTGATAGCTATCGACGGCTACCGGGTGTATGATTTCGACAGTCTTCGGGTGCGTATCAACGCTAAGCTGGCGGAACCACTCGATCTTACCTGGCTGCGCGGCAACGATACTCTCAGCGCTACCATGACCACTGCCGTAGATTCGGTCAAAGGCGGACCTGAGGGAACTCAGGCGGTGGGGATAATTGGATTCGCGCCGCTTCGCGAGACACCACCACTGGGAGCAGCGATCGTGGACGGTTTCAAGCTGACTCATGAAGTAGTGGTGTTGACCGCCAATTTCGTTAAGAATCTCATTACCGGGCGGGAATCGGTCAAACAACTGGGCGGCCCCGTTTTTATTGCCAGTCAGGCCGGTGAGGCGGCCCGCAGCGGCGCTGCCAGTCTGCTTTGGTTATTAGGGATATTGTCTATCAACCTCGCCGTGCTGAATGTTTTGCCTATCCCGATTCTCGATGGAGCCCATTTGGTGTTCCTGGCAATCGAGAAGATCAAAGGCGGTCCGGTGCCGATCAAAGCTCGCGCCTGGGCGCAGCAGGTCGGACTCGTTCTAATCCTGACACTTTTAGTCTTCGTGACCTATAACGATATCGTGCGGGTATTTACGCGGAATTAG
- a CDS encoding 3-hydroxyacyl-CoA dehydrogenase NAD-binding domain-containing protein, protein MPSTNIIIIGAGVMGQGLAEAVATSGEEVTLVDKTTKLAEKGVKGIGEAIDREIHKWGLTKSDKKAIMARIYPSSDLSQAEDASIIIECIPEYLETKRTLFEKLDSICDEKATLITNSGTLSISEIAAATERPQKVIGMHFLTPVTKVPLVEIVKGLKTDQHTFDKAVEFADLLNKQWITVNEYPGFVTTRCIVPLINEAMHVLMEGVASADDIDKAMKLGFGFNVGPLSLADMMGLDVVMSWMENLLSELSEHKYNPCPLLRKMVRAGRLGVKTGRGFFRYDEEGNRLPDTPLNHVVEGA, encoded by the coding sequence ATGCCGAGTACCAACATAATTATTATTGGCGCCGGGGTGATGGGTCAGGGCCTGGCCGAGGCTGTGGCCACCTCAGGCGAAGAAGTGACACTGGTCGACAAGACAACCAAGCTGGCCGAAAAAGGGGTTAAAGGGATTGGTGAGGCTATCGACCGCGAGATCCACAAATGGGGCCTGACCAAATCCGATAAGAAAGCTATCATGGCCCGGATATACCCCTCGTCTGATCTCTCCCAGGCGGAGGACGCCTCGATCATTATCGAGTGCATTCCGGAGTACCTCGAGACCAAACGAACGTTGTTCGAGAAGCTGGACTCGATCTGCGATGAAAAAGCTACCCTGATCACCAATTCAGGAACACTGTCGATTTCCGAGATCGCCGCCGCCACCGAACGACCGCAAAAAGTCATCGGTATGCATTTTTTAACACCGGTCACCAAAGTGCCGCTGGTTGAAATCGTCAAGGGACTTAAAACCGATCAGCATACCTTCGACAAAGCCGTCGAATTTGCCGACCTCCTCAACAAACAGTGGATTACCGTTAATGAGTATCCCGGTTTCGTCACCACCCGCTGCATCGTTCCCCTGATTAACGAAGCAATGCACGTTTTGATGGAGGGCGTAGCTTCGGCTGATGATATCGACAAGGCCATGAAACTGGGCTTCGGATTCAATGTGGGACCGCTTTCCCTGGCCGATATGATGGGTCTCGACGTGGTTATGTCCTGGATGGAGAATCTCCTGTCCGAGCTTTCCGAACACAAGTACAATCCCTGCCCGCTGCTGAGAAAAATGGTTCGCGCCGGACGCCTGGGGGTTAAGACCGGACGCGGTTTCTTCCGCTACGATGAAGAAGGTAATCGCCTGCCCGACACCCCGCTGAACCATGTCGTGGAAGGAGCATGA
- the lepB gene encoding signal peptidase I, giving the protein MSQQPGLFTTFWDNFKQITIAVVLAIIIKTSIVEAYKIPSASMEDTLLIGDFLLANKFVYGARIPLTNWRLPEMHDPEPGDVVIFLFPRDGVTKYIKRCVAVGGDTVLVKDKELFINGVRFPDPEHSKFTDRIQPRAPGGRESRDNWGPYVVPPGYFFMMGDNRDNSYDSRFWGPVSKDLILGKALIVHWSWNDDIYPSPEVSLSDPLSVHRMFIYNAVHFVQKVRWGRLFNIIS; this is encoded by the coding sequence ATGAGCCAACAGCCTGGATTGTTCACTACTTTTTGGGATAATTTCAAGCAGATCACCATTGCCGTCGTACTTGCGATTATTATCAAGACTTCTATCGTAGAGGCGTATAAGATCCCGTCGGCTTCAATGGAAGATACACTGCTGATCGGTGATTTTTTGCTGGCCAATAAATTCGTTTACGGAGCACGCATTCCTTTGACAAACTGGCGGCTTCCGGAAATGCATGATCCTGAGCCGGGTGATGTCGTGATTTTCCTGTTTCCCCGCGACGGTGTAACCAAATACATCAAACGTTGCGTAGCTGTCGGCGGAGATACGGTTCTGGTTAAGGATAAAGAACTGTTTATCAATGGAGTTCGTTTCCCTGATCCGGAACACTCAAAATTTACCGATCGGATTCAACCGCGAGCCCCGGGGGGACGTGAGTCACGGGATAACTGGGGACCTTATGTCGTACCACCCGGTTATTTCTTCATGATGGGGGACAATCGGGACAACTCCTACGATTCCCGCTTTTGGGGACCGGTATCCAAGGACTTGATCCTCGGAAAAGCGTTAATTGTCCATTGGTCCTGGAACGATGATATCTATCCTTCCCCGGAGGTCTCTCTCAGTGACCCCCTGTCGGTACATCGGATGTTCATATACAACGCGGTGCATTTCGTGCAGAAGGTTCGCTGGGGACGTCTGTTCAACATCATTAGTTGA